The following proteins are co-located in the Candidatus Methanogranum gryphiswaldense genome:
- a CDS encoding MBL fold metallo-hydrolase, whose amino-acid sequence MAVTRISSKISFDSNIYLVQGRINVLIDTGTGLGSQEVLKNIRRILGDSKLDMVILTHCHADHIGGLTDIIESFSCPAFAGKDAEYIRSASPVTLAEEVLGICLQPVDVTEVSDGEIIDMGDHRLRIIDTPGHTIGSISLYDEVTHSLFSGDTLFTMGVGRTDFPTGSFKYLTESLLKLSKIEIKSLYPGHGNVSDQGNQMVRYGLNMLGVSV is encoded by the coding sequence ATGGCAGTTACAAGGATATCGTCAAAAATTTCATTTGATTCCAATATTTATCTTGTTCAAGGCAGGATCAACGTCCTGATCGATACTGGAACAGGTCTTGGTTCCCAAGAGGTCTTGAAGAATATAAGACGTATTTTGGGTGATTCAAAACTTGATATGGTCATTCTTACTCACTGCCATGCAGATCATATCGGTGGTTTGACCGATATAATTGAATCCTTTTCGTGTCCTGCATTTGCAGGTAAGGATGCCGAATACATTCGAAGTGCAAGTCCTGTAACTTTGGCAGAGGAAGTATTGGGTATCTGTCTTCAACCGGTGGACGTTACAGAGGTATCCGATGGAGAGATAATTGATATGGGAGATCACAGGTTGCGCATTATCGATACGCCAGGACATACAATTGGAAGCATTTCGTTGTATGATGAGGTAACGCACTCGCTTTTTTCCGGAGATACTTTGTTCACAATGGGAGTGGGTCGTACTGATTTTCCAACGGGTTCATTTAAATATCTCACCGAATCTCTATTAAAACTTAGTAAGATAGAAATAAAATCATTGTATCCTGGGCATGGTAATGTTTCGGATCAAGGTAATCAAATGGTAAGATACGGGTTGAATATGTTGGGGGTGTCAGTATGA
- a CDS encoding threonylcarbamoyl-AMP synthase yields MRIIKCDCSNGVNAHCVEAALNAAEDISEGRLIVYPTETVYGVGADIYNQVALKNLYLAKKRPFDMALSVAVSDRNMMEQVAILDDNADKLIKAFLPGPLTLIMPKQPDVPDLLTAMSQKVGIRIPDHPIAQEIIRRTGPIVATSANVHSRPDATTVSEAINDFGDAISTYIDAGKSPTGKPSTIVWLADGEVEIVRQGIITIHQIEEVLRC; encoded by the coding sequence ATGAGAATAATAAAATGCGATTGTTCAAACGGTGTCAATGCTCACTGTGTAGAGGCAGCTTTGAATGCTGCAGAGGATATCAGCGAAGGAAGGTTAATTGTGTACCCGACAGAGACTGTTTATGGTGTCGGGGCCGATATATATAATCAGGTTGCGTTGAAGAATCTCTATCTTGCAAAAAAGAGGCCATTCGATATGGCGTTATCTGTTGCCGTCAGTGATAGGAATATGATGGAACAGGTTGCGATACTGGATGATAATGCGGATAAATTGATCAAGGCATTCCTTCCAGGGCCGCTCACACTCATCATGCCGAAACAACCTGACGTTCCTGATTTGTTGACCGCGATGTCACAGAAAGTAGGCATACGCATCCCAGATCACCCTATTGCGCAAGAGATAATAAGGCGTACGGGGCCTATTGTAGCGACTTCGGCAAATGTACATTCTAGACCAGATGCTACCACTGTTTCAGAGGCCATCAATGATTTCGGTGATGCGATCAGTACGTACATAGATGCAGGAAAATCACCTACAGGAAAGCCATCAACTATTGTTTGGCTTGCTGACGGTGAGGTGGAGATTGTACGTCAGGGTATCATCACAATACATCAGATAGAGGAAGTCTTAAGATGCTGA
- the map gene encoding type II methionyl aminopeptidase has translation MLTSEQLEKLRKAGQVAGAAREMGMGLVKAGGKLYDVAQEVEGYIREHGCGLAFPCNISRNEVAAHYTPCINDPTVFELGDVVKIDCGAEIDGYVGDTAGTVEVGTRRYTELIDVSKRARNTVAEFIGEGTPLGEIGRAVEMVINQAGFKPIDNLNGHQIEPYNLHAGLSVPSYASGDTTTLKAGMVIAIEPFATNGGGSVVNGPQGNIVRLVRDRKVDDPKAQDFLEYVKGEFKTFPFCARSCDFPDAEKHVKYLMHRGVLSGYAQLVEVKGGMVSQHEYTFYIAGPRAEVTTLP, from the coding sequence ATGCTGACAAGCGAACAATTAGAAAAACTTCGTAAAGCTGGTCAGGTGGCAGGAGCTGCCAGAGAAATGGGCATGGGCCTTGTTAAAGCGGGCGGTAAACTCTATGATGTCGCACAGGAAGTCGAGGGATACATAAGAGAACATGGTTGTGGTCTTGCATTTCCATGTAACATAAGCAGAAACGAAGTTGCTGCCCACTACACACCATGTATCAATGACCCCACGGTTTTCGAGCTGGGGGACGTTGTTAAGATCGATTGCGGTGCTGAGATAGATGGCTATGTGGGTGACACTGCAGGCACAGTGGAAGTCGGTACCAGGAGATATACCGAATTGATTGACGTATCAAAACGTGCGAGAAATACCGTGGCAGAATTTATTGGTGAAGGTACACCGCTCGGAGAGATCGGACGTGCAGTTGAGATGGTGATAAACCAGGCTGGATTCAAACCCATTGATAATTTAAATGGGCATCAGATTGAGCCATACAATTTACATGCTGGACTTTCGGTTCCGAGTTATGCAAGCGGCGACACGACTACATTGAAGGCAGGCATGGTAATTGCTATTGAGCCCTTTGCTACCAATGGGGGAGGGTCTGTTGTAAATGGCCCTCAGGGCAATATCGTTCGTCTTGTCAGAGACCGTAAGGTCGATGATCCGAAGGCACAGGATTTCTTGGAATATGTAAAAGGTGAATTCAAGACGTTCCCGTTCTGTGCGAGAAGCTGTGATTTTCCAGATGCAGAGAAACATGTGAAATATCTTATGCATCGCGGGGTCCTGTCAGGATACGCACAGCTTGTGGAGGTAAAGGGAGGGATGGTGTCTCAACATGAGTACACGTTCTATATTGCCGGCCCAAGGGCAGAGGTCACAACTTTGCCTTGA
- a CDS encoding linear amide C-N hydrolase encodes MCTGIILKAQDGAVIKGRSMEWGTMDIFSRIFIAPREKKITGTLPDGNTGFTWNAKYGFVGIDAFGQYFASDGMNEKGLVAGLFYHTGTAKYEKYDPALAEKSMAATDLGTYILSMFATIDEIKNGIEGIHLVGIPLPGTNIEVPCHYMVADRSGKAITIEFLNGQTTIFDNPVGIITNSPSFDWHMTNLRNYLNFRADGEEKANYMGVEMIPIGHGAGLVGMPGDYTPPSRFVRAAALTNTARPTVDAYDTVLEMNRIMDSFNVPLERVFTPKEKDMQKGLVSSTTWTTISDTKNLRYYYHTQYNRRLRCLDLSKVDLSPNKDYKSQPLDRMKQQDIENITFSI; translated from the coding sequence ATGTGTACAGGCATCATACTAAAAGCTCAAGATGGAGCTGTGATCAAAGGGAGAAGTATGGAATGGGGGACCATGGACATATTTTCCAGAATATTCATCGCGCCCAGAGAGAAAAAGATAACTGGTACACTACCAGATGGCAACACCGGATTCACTTGGAATGCAAAATATGGATTTGTCGGGATAGATGCCTTTGGTCAATATTTTGCTTCTGATGGTATGAATGAAAAAGGATTGGTCGCAGGACTTTTCTATCATACAGGGACTGCAAAATATGAAAAATATGATCCGGCACTTGCAGAAAAAAGTATGGCGGCAACAGATCTTGGAACCTACATATTGAGCATGTTCGCTACCATAGATGAAATAAAAAATGGTATAGAAGGCATACACTTGGTAGGGATACCCCTACCTGGTACCAACATAGAGGTCCCGTGTCATTACATGGTCGCAGACAGAAGTGGAAAAGCCATCACTATTGAATTCCTAAACGGTCAAACAACAATATTCGATAACCCCGTAGGCATAATCACAAATTCACCTTCTTTCGATTGGCATATGACCAATCTACGCAACTATCTAAATTTCCGTGCTGATGGAGAGGAAAAAGCAAATTACATGGGCGTTGAGATGATACCCATAGGCCATGGAGCTGGACTGGTAGGGATGCCTGGCGATTATACGCCGCCGTCACGTTTTGTGAGAGCTGCTGCACTAACAAACACCGCCAGACCTACCGTCGACGCCTATGATACTGTCCTAGAAATGAATAGGATAATGGATTCATTCAATGTGCCATTAGAACGTGTCTTCACTCCCAAAGAAAAAGATATGCAGAAAGGCCTAGTCAGCTCCACCACATGGACGACAATAAGCGATACGAAGAACCTTCGTTACTATTATCATACACAATACAATCGTCGTCTACGTTGCCTGGACCTAAGCAAAGTGGACCTTTCTCCAAATAAAGATTACAAATCACAACCATTGGATAGGATGAAACAACAGGATATTGAGAACATCACGTTTTCTATTTGA
- a CDS encoding MFS transporter has protein sequence MSEVSFKNSKLVIVVALLATFMVMLDLSLVNISLPTILKDWHLKTSMVMWVLLAYTVSLSAFMLLFGKLGERYGFKIIMSVGFVIFICGTLLSFFSPNIDTLIVCRFAQGIGAAMITALAFAAITRFVSPDLRGKGLGIVAAAGSLGTVIGPTLGGYLAGTFGFHTVFLVNIPVGIVALFLSLKVIPGDRLPVKGRFDVIGAVSIFIGIFGIIYALNMGEQLGWTSITIISTILAAVIFIPLFVFWESKRASDPLLNIKAVSSRNVLLPSIGSMMIMAAFAGAFVILPFYFELMHGMTSTQSGQMFLWATVTMVVAGIVAGTIANKVSVRSLSIVSLIIAAAAFFIMSTIVANTGLLIIGLMLLILGIGNGLFYPPSNRMILTSAPPEVQGEASGLLRTMQQVGCAIGVAIFTTIITTYVDFKGYLDGSETLQDLESNFISGMSVCMIIGGIMVIIGVVALLFTRKMASVKKE, from the coding sequence ATGTCTGAAGTCAGTTTTAAAAATAGTAAACTGGTCATAGTTGTGGCATTATTAGCAACCTTTATGGTCATGTTAGATCTGAGTTTGGTCAATATATCCTTGCCTACGATCCTTAAGGATTGGCATCTCAAAACCTCAATGGTGATGTGGGTATTGTTGGCTTATACGGTCTCACTTTCGGCATTCATGCTGCTGTTCGGTAAACTCGGTGAAAGGTACGGGTTCAAGATCATAATGTCAGTTGGATTTGTTATATTCATATGTGGTACATTATTGTCTTTCTTCTCACCAAACATTGACACACTCATAGTATGTAGATTTGCGCAAGGTATAGGTGCGGCGATGATAACCGCTTTGGCATTTGCAGCCATAACCCGGTTTGTAAGTCCAGATCTACGTGGAAAAGGTCTTGGAATAGTGGCTGCTGCAGGTTCTCTCGGCACTGTGATAGGTCCTACATTGGGCGGATATCTTGCAGGTACTTTTGGTTTTCATACGGTCTTCCTTGTTAATATTCCAGTTGGAATCGTTGCACTTTTCTTGTCATTGAAGGTCATTCCAGGTGACAGATTGCCAGTAAAGGGTCGTTTCGACGTTATAGGTGCTGTATCGATATTCATCGGAATATTCGGCATAATATATGCATTGAATATGGGAGAGCAATTAGGTTGGACATCGATAACGATAATAAGTACGATCTTGGCTGCGGTCATATTCATACCATTGTTTGTATTCTGGGAGAGTAAGAGGGCAAGCGATCCCCTACTGAATATAAAGGCAGTATCTTCTAGGAATGTGTTATTGCCTTCGATAGGCTCGATGATGATCATGGCCGCGTTCGCAGGAGCATTCGTCATATTGCCGTTCTATTTCGAGCTCATGCACGGTATGACCTCAACGCAATCCGGTCAGATGTTCTTGTGGGCCACGGTCACAATGGTCGTTGCAGGCATTGTCGCAGGTACTATTGCTAATAAAGTATCTGTCCGCTCCCTATCTATCGTATCTCTGATAATTGCAGCAGCAGCATTCTTCATAATGTCCACTATAGTCGCTAATACAGGCCTGTTAATCATAGGCCTCATGTTATTGATTCTGGGTATTGGTAACGGTCTGTTCTACCCTCCTTCGAACAGGATGATCCTGACAAGTGCCCCGCCTGAGGTGCAGGGGGAAGCATCAGGATTGTTGAGGACCATGCAACAAGTGGGTTGTGCTATCGGCGTGGCAATATTTACCACCATAATCACGACCTATGTTGATTTCAAAGGATACCTGGATGGATCAGAGACATTACAAGATCTAGAAAGTAATTTCATCAGCGGTATGTCGGTCTGTATGATAATCGGTGGCATAATGGTCATTATCGGAGTTGTTGCATTATTATTTACCAGAAAGATGGCATCCGTAAAAAAGGAGTGA
- a CDS encoding MarC family protein yields MISIQEAVIFAIGLAVLFSPPATIGPYLSITSAFDEKTQKKIARTAALYYFIFVIAIAWIGQYALEVLGISVNALMATGGIILLVSSIPMVLGKNYGGIDSEQIKHSNWKTVAAVPIVFPLACGGGSIALIISNAMEYSEVSSLILISAMLLLVSLVVFLTFIFAEPLAKKAGNSGLEVMSRAGGIILATIALQMLVKGLVPMIYGYWPG; encoded by the coding sequence ATGATTAGCATACAAGAGGCCGTAATATTTGCGATCGGTCTAGCTGTTTTGTTCAGTCCTCCTGCGACTATTGGGCCATATCTCTCGATAACAAGTGCATTTGATGAAAAGACACAGAAAAAGATTGCAAGGACCGCGGCTTTGTATTATTTCATCTTTGTTATAGCAATAGCTTGGATAGGTCAGTATGCGTTGGAAGTACTGGGTATCAGTGTCAATGCATTGATGGCAACAGGAGGTATAATCTTGCTGGTATCGTCGATACCTATGGTCTTGGGAAAGAACTACGGAGGTATCGATTCAGAACAAATAAAGCACAGTAACTGGAAGACGGTGGCTGCTGTGCCGATAGTATTCCCATTGGCATGTGGCGGAGGATCAATCGCATTGATCATAAGTAATGCAATGGAATACAGTGAAGTAAGTTCTCTTATTTTGATATCGGCTATGTTATTGCTAGTGTCATTGGTTGTTTTCTTGACATTCATTTTTGCTGAACCATTGGCGAAGAAAGCAGGTAACAGCGGTCTGGAAGTGATGTCCAGGGCAGGAGGTATAATCTTGGCTACCATAGCATTGCAGATGTTAGTCAAAGGTCTTGTACCAATGATATATGGTTATTGGCCCGGCTAA
- a CDS encoding metal ABC transporter substrate-binding protein: protein MKTISIVAIVIAIVLVAGAAAVVVMHNNSNDDDRQTITVTMAWEEDIVEEIAGDEYNVVSMMPSNVSPHTTYSQPSTVAELYSSTVYFMVGSGIEWETAFMDDVISQIPDSVEIVKLADEIEYTPLYSVETSESGEYDVHIWTSPDNLAKMAEVIMDKLIELNPDNASVYEANYEAYMDKVDAVNDKMTELADLVGDEEINILVWHPAWQYFIEQYGAEMGLNANMIGVESQGEVSIEDAVTLYKDYDVIYVSVTDEGYEYRDVLEENGINVEVVNPTPDDMLESLSDFIDLLMQEYAES from the coding sequence ATGAAAACAATATCGATAGTAGCAATAGTGATTGCAATCGTTTTGGTCGCAGGAGCGGCAGCGGTCGTGGTCATGCACAATAATTCGAATGATGATGATCGTCAGACCATTACTGTAACAATGGCATGGGAAGAAGACATAGTCGAAGAGATCGCAGGTGATGAGTATAACGTAGTGTCTATGATGCCGTCAAATGTAAGTCCTCATACAACTTATTCACAGCCTAGTACCGTGGCGGAGCTTTATTCTTCTACGGTTTACTTTATGGTGGGATCTGGCATAGAATGGGAGACTGCGTTCATGGACGATGTCATCTCGCAGATCCCAGATTCAGTGGAGATCGTGAAATTAGCGGATGAGATCGAGTACACTCCCCTATATTCAGTAGAAACGAGTGAATCTGGTGAGTATGATGTTCATATCTGGACATCTCCTGATAATTTGGCAAAGATGGCAGAGGTCATTATGGATAAGCTCATAGAGCTGAATCCAGACAATGCATCTGTCTATGAGGCAAATTATGAAGCATACATGGACAAGGTCGATGCTGTTAACGATAAGATGACAGAACTTGCAGACCTTGTAGGCGATGAAGAGATCAATATCCTCGTTTGGCATCCCGCCTGGCAATATTTCATCGAGCAGTATGGAGCTGAGATGGGATTGAATGCCAATATGATCGGGGTCGAGAGCCAAGGCGAAGTGTCGATAGAGGATGCTGTGACCTTGTACAAAGATTATGACGTCATCTATGTGTCCGTAACAGATGAAGGATACGAGTATAGAGATGTACTTGAAGAAAATGGGATAAATGTAGAAGTTGTCAATCCGACACCTGATGATATGCTCGAGTCCCTTTCTGATTTCATAGACCTTCTTATGCAGGAATATGCTGAGTCGTGA
- a CDS encoding ABC transporter ATP-binding protein has protein sequence MTGEPPISIKDLSAGYGNELILKGISLELKENDFLAVIGPNGGGKTTLFRSILGLLRPMSGTVEVYGEPPVTGVRHIGYVPQRGVFDSNYPICAEEVVLMGLRVRKGLRPFYSKEEKEMAEVAMEYSEMLDFRDKRISDLSGGQLQRVFLARALAPKPKILLLDEPTSSLDPSMRDCTYDVLKKVNKDGVAIMIITHDMTSISHDVKRLACMNRRLICNDRPEITEEMVELGFHCPPEFLRVSGNVKGKCCCHEGDSD, from the coding sequence ATGACAGGTGAACCCCCCATATCGATCAAGGATCTCTCCGCAGGTTACGGGAACGAATTGATACTCAAAGGGATCTCTCTCGAACTCAAAGAGAATGATTTCCTTGCGGTCATCGGTCCCAATGGCGGCGGAAAGACGACATTGTTCCGTTCAATATTGGGCTTGCTCCGCCCAATGAGCGGCACAGTGGAGGTCTATGGGGAGCCACCTGTTACAGGTGTAAGGCATATCGGTTATGTGCCTCAGCGTGGAGTCTTCGATTCCAACTATCCAATATGCGCTGAAGAAGTCGTGTTGATGGGATTGAGGGTACGTAAAGGTCTTAGGCCGTTCTATTCCAAAGAAGAGAAAGAGATGGCAGAGGTTGCAATGGAATATTCAGAAATGTTAGATTTCCGTGATAAGCGCATCAGCGATCTCTCAGGGGGACAGTTGCAGAGGGTCTTTCTAGCAAGGGCCCTCGCACCCAAACCTAAGATACTTTTATTGGATGAGCCAACATCCAGTCTTGACCCGTCCATGAGGGATTGTACGTACGATGTTCTTAAGAAGGTCAATAAGGACGGTGTGGCGATAATGATCATAACACATGATATGACCAGCATATCACATGATGTGAAGAGATTGGCATGTATGAACAGGAGATTGATCTGCAATGATCGTCCGGAGATCACTGAAGAGATGGTGGAATTGGGATTCCACTGTCCGCCAGAGTTCTTGAGGGTATCAGGTAATGTCAAAGGTAAGTGCTGCTGCCATGAAGGTGATTCTGACTAA
- a CDS encoding metal ABC transporter permease: MDIWDYLSISLIQNMFMATVCACILCGVIGTYVVVNRMVAVTGGIAHTTFGGIGFSYYVMSVFLVGWFTPMLGALLFGVVSAIIMTFCKKISDLRQDTLIGALWAVGMAMGVIFLCFMDRSVITPSSYESILFGNVLFVSNLTLMIIAAVTVVILTAVALLFRDLQILTFDETHAKISGINVFWLNMVLYVMVAVTCVMVANVVGIIMIIALMTIPVAISNFYTYNLKGMMIVGTVISMVLSILGLFLAIGFDSPPGATVVLIIGIALIVALCINYLSKRSSKKLEKRSRSEMPVVKETNSNVVNESNVKFSSNKK, encoded by the coding sequence ATGGATATATGGGATTATCTTTCAATTTCTTTGATACAGAACATGTTCATGGCAACGGTATGTGCCTGTATCTTGTGCGGAGTCATAGGCACATACGTGGTCGTCAATAGAATGGTAGCTGTGACAGGGGGTATAGCTCATACGACCTTCGGAGGTATAGGTTTTTCATATTATGTGATGTCTGTATTTTTGGTCGGATGGTTCACACCAATGCTCGGTGCATTGCTTTTTGGAGTTGTTTCTGCAATAATAATGACATTCTGTAAAAAGATCTCTGATCTTAGGCAGGATACGTTGATCGGCGCTCTATGGGCTGTCGGTATGGCCATGGGAGTAATATTCTTGTGTTTCATGGATCGCAGTGTTATAACTCCGTCCTCGTACGAATCCATTCTTTTTGGTAATGTGCTGTTCGTTAGCAATCTGACACTAATGATAATTGCCGCGGTTACAGTGGTTATATTGACAGCAGTGGCATTGTTGTTCAGGGACCTTCAGATCCTGACATTCGACGAGACCCACGCGAAGATATCAGGCATCAATGTGTTTTGGTTGAACATGGTACTCTATGTCATGGTCGCAGTTACTTGTGTGATGGTAGCCAATGTGGTCGGTATAATAATGATAATCGCTCTTATGACAATACCCGTGGCGATATCTAATTTCTATACTTACAATCTGAAGGGTATGATGATAGTCGGCACCGTAATTTCCATGGTATTATCAATTCTGGGTCTATTCCTAGCCATTGGTTTTGACTCCCCTCCAGGGGCGACAGTTGTTCTTATCATTGGAATCGCGCTTATCGTAGCTCTGTGCATCAATTATTTATCGAAAAGAAGTTCCAAAAAGTTGGAAAAGCGTTCAAGATCAGAAATGCCAGTTGTCAAAGAGACAAATTCAAATGTTGTCAACGAATCCAATGTGAAATTTTCTTCGAATAAAAAATAA
- a CDS encoding CopG family transcriptional regulator, with protein MSLNEKNLEALDDIRSAFGLNGRSEAMRTAINIAMSDIQEMKDLAGSIEGVLIVVRRDHADPWMGSIQAEYETEIKTQMHSHLKDHKCLEVMVISGNAENLSSMLKEIYATNKADYVKFIRS; from the coding sequence ATATCACTCAACGAAAAGAATTTAGAAGCACTCGATGACATCCGTTCAGCATTCGGCCTCAATGGTAGAAGTGAAGCCATGCGTACTGCGATCAACATTGCAATGAGCGATATACAAGAGATGAAAGATCTGGCTGGGTCTATAGAAGGAGTATTGATCGTGGTCAGGAGAGATCATGCTGACCCCTGGATGGGATCGATACAGGCGGAATATGAGACCGAGATTAAAACTCAGATGCATTCCCATCTCAAGGACCATAAATGTCTTGAGGTGATGGTGATATCTGGAAATGCCGAGAATCTCTCATCCATGTTGAAAGAGATATATGCTACGAATAAGGCCGATTATGTGAAATTCATAAGAAGTTAA
- a CDS encoding 30S ribosomal protein S13 has product MAKAKKEAPKTEDENFNFIVRIASSDIDGQKRVVIGLQSIKGVGKRVAEIVVRKADIDPTVKIGSISDEKVKQLEQCIMTYVEYAPNWVVNRQVDYESGADMHLIGNDLDMVQKDDINRMKMIRCYRGIRHETHHKVRGQRTRSNGRKGLTMGVQKKTS; this is encoded by the coding sequence ATGGCAAAGGCAAAGAAAGAAGCGCCTAAGACCGAAGATGAAAATTTTAATTTCATCGTTCGTATCGCAAGCAGTGATATAGATGGTCAGAAGAGGGTCGTCATCGGCCTTCAGAGCATCAAGGGAGTTGGAAAAAGAGTTGCTGAGATCGTAGTCAGAAAGGCTGACATCGACCCAACAGTGAAGATCGGATCCATCTCGGACGAAAAGGTCAAGCAGCTTGAGCAGTGCATAATGACGTATGTCGAATACGCACCCAACTGGGTCGTTAACAGGCAGGTCGACTATGAGTCAGGTGCAGACATGCACCTTATCGGAAACGACCTTGATATGGTCCAGAAGGACGACATCAACAGAATGAAGATGATCCGCTGTTACCGCGGAATTAGACATGAGACACACCACAAGGTAAGAGGCCAGAGAACCCGTTCGAACGGAAGGAAAGGACTCACAATGGGTGTCCAGAAGAAGACGTCTTGA
- a CDS encoding 30S ribosomal protein S4, translated as MGDPKFSRKSYDTPSHPWQGERIKAEAEIVRQFGLKNKTEVWKAQTTLRNFRKQSRELQALLRTGDAQAKVEADALINKCARIGVLPVTGGTLNEVLLLTDSEILSRRLQTVVFEKGLSTTIKQARQMITHGHIFINGHRVTVPGYIVNRDEEASVEYNVASPFTDEMHPMRIPSEKLIVKEAVKEQTRSKFEAKTAAVARADAQEAGITAKDGEI; from the coding sequence ATGGGAGATCCTAAATTTTCACGTAAGTCTTACGACACACCTTCTCACCCATGGCAGGGCGAGAGGATAAAGGCAGAGGCCGAGATCGTCCGCCAGTTCGGACTTAAGAACAAGACAGAAGTCTGGAAGGCACAGACAACACTCAGGAACTTCAGGAAGCAGTCAAGGGAGCTTCAGGCACTCTTGAGGACCGGAGATGCACAGGCGAAGGTCGAGGCAGATGCACTTATCAACAAGTGTGCCCGCATCGGTGTTCTGCCCGTTACCGGTGGAACGCTCAATGAGGTTCTTCTGCTGACAGATTCAGAGATACTCTCTCGTCGTCTTCAGACCGTTGTTTTCGAGAAAGGACTTTCTACAACGATCAAACAGGCAAGGCAGATGATCACGCACGGACATATTTTCATAAATGGTCACAGAGTGACCGTTCCTGGATATATTGTCAACAGGGATGAGGAAGCCTCAGTGGAGTATAATGTAGCATCGCCGTTCACAGATGAGATGCACCCGATGAGGATTCCATCGGAGAAACTTATAGTAAAGGAAGCAGTCAAAGAACAGACTCGTTCAAAATTCGAGGCAAAGACTGCAGCAGTAGCCAGGGCAGATGCTCAGGAAGCCGGAATCACAGCAAAGGATGGTGAGATCTGA
- a CDS encoding 30S ribosomal protein S11 produces MAATQKWGIANIYASYNNVMITLTDITGAETLAKVTGGMVVKQAKDESSPYAAQRAAEKIAEVAGEKEIIGVHVRVRAPGGNKSTSPGPGAQAAIRALARAGLKIGRIEDVTPIPHDGTKKKGGRRGRRV; encoded by the coding sequence ATGGCAGCAACACAGAAATGGGGAATCGCTAACATCTACGCCAGTTACAACAACGTCATGATCACCTTGACCGACATAACGGGAGCAGAGACTCTCGCTAAAGTTACCGGTGGTATGGTTGTTAAACAGGCCAAGGATGAGTCTTCGCCTTACGCAGCTCAGAGAGCAGCAGAGAAGATCGCAGAGGTCGCAGGAGAGAAGGAGATCATCGGAGTTCACGTCAGGGTACGTGCACCCGGAGGAAACAAATCCACATCTCCAGGACCCGGAGCTCAGGCTGCAATTCGTGCACTGGCAAGGGCCGGTCTTAAGATAGGCCGCATCGAGGATGTTACACCTATTCCGCATGACGGAACCAAGAAGAAAGGCGGACGCAGAGGACGCAGGGTCTGA